TGTTAGCAGgctgttaaaattttatttttttgctttaaaaacAATGCATGacaacaagaagaagcatGCTGTTGTCAGCAGGAAACAGGATTAAATCAATATTCAATCCAATCGCTTCATTTTTTGTCATGTAATTGTCTAGTGTCTTGGCTTTCAAGTCTGTAAGGTGACGATTTTgttatcaatataatttagtttttatctAATTGATTAGATTCCTAAGCATAATCCTCCAGGATAATAGTCTTAAGATTTGAAACCAATTGGCGATTGAGCTATGGTCCGGAACTTAATTATCAATTCTCGATGGCCATGGATGCAGAAGGGAAGTCAGAAGCTGCCCACTTGGGTATCTTTGTCCGCAAATTAAACTTCTATTTGATCATTCCATGAGCCCATAGAGCTGTAATCTTGCCGGGACTGAAGAAAATCAACTTGCATAACATTTGAAAACCAACTACTAATTAGAAATATATCGTGGCTATATTTGGATCGTTTGAAGCAAGGCTCTCGTATTTATAGCCACGATCAAGCACTAGAAaaacagataaaataaaacaaactacTATCATGAAAGACGAATCATTCGTACGTTGTCAATCACAATTCACTTTCTCTTACTCATCCCTCCATGCAGCAGCTTTTGCTGCTGAATATTTCACTTTGCATTCAGGCTCGCTAACAAAGTACAATTACGTAATTATTCCAagtcattattatttgattggcCACACAAGCGAATAAGGAAATCAACTTTCCACCATCCAAATGCAAGGCATATTGGGTTCATTAACtctctttaaataatttaatagcaAACTTACCTGGATAAATGGCactaaaaaagtaaaaaaaaaaaaaaagatgctcaaaaaaattgtcttGCGCCCCGCCCTCTTATCCTATAAGTggaaatacaaataaaataacatgatGACAGTGATTATCTTTAGAATTATTGTCGTGTTGAtcatcaaatataatataacggaggtattctaaaatttctttgtCGTTAATATGCCTACATATTTGTGAATGTATCACATTATGAATGGACCAACCGTTAATTTATTTGCtatttttggatttgttttgtataatttaatCTACACCTGGTGTTTCCAGAAATGAAGGATCCTCTTCTTCGTCAACTTCTGTGgcatcaacaattaatttcaagtattgtgtggttttattttcaagtgaAATAAAGATTTCTAGAATGAAAAACATAAAGCAGGAACCAAGAAATTAACTGCATTCGCCTTTCAGTTTCTAAGTTGGTCGTAGAGCCACTATCAACAAAGATTGAAAACAAACCCATAAACATTAGGATCTCCATGTTTACAAACTGCAAGCAACTTTGATTGGATGAGTGCATTGGGCTGATGCTCTAATTAATGTGCTTTTACCTGAAGAAATAcagattattatttattgtatgctaattaataataatgcaaaGTGTTCTAGTCTATGTCCGGTGTCCATCTTGACGTGAAACTCGAAGAAGCTGCTTTCTGTAAATTTTGTACCACAAATTAAACTAACAAATTAATCTATCTGCATGGCCAATTCACTCAAACACCAGAGATTTCCCACTCCGCAACCAGACTAGAAACTAAGAATTCTCAAGAATGGAGGGTGGCACTCCCGTTCCAAGATATAGATCGTTTTCCAATTGATTGTATTAATTCAAAGGAATTCTCATTTGAATAAAATCCTATGCAAAGCTAAAATCAACCATGGCATTGTAACTATTCACATAACAATGAGGTTCTATATGGGAAAAGGCGATCTTGCACAACTGCCATCTTGTAATCCAAAAACTGAAGTCAGCTTTTATCAGCACCTTCGTCAAATTCAGTAGAACCCATGACTCTGAAATCCAATTGCTTCTGATGCTTTGCACGCCGGCGTTTATCAAAATCATCCCATCCTTCTAACTGTCAGAAGAACACTGTAATAAGCATTCTGATAAAAGTTGGGCAAACTGTGGCACTTGATAAAAGGTAGTGAGATAACTACAAACCTGACGTAGGGCATCCATTGTAATTTCTGTATTATGAAGTTCCAGTGTGGAGAGCTGAACACACTTGCTGAATAATGTTGTTGGGAGGGATTTCAGAGCATTGTTATCAAGCTGCAAAGCCTGAAAGagatatttaacaaattaagatCTATACATAGTGGCAGATCTCATTTCATGCACATCACggagggaaaagaaaagaattgatCAACCTAGTGATTTAAACTATCTAACCATCCTCTGATAAGAATGTCTTATATTCACTTGTGAAACAATAACCAAGACAAAGCAAAATTATTACTTCTTACAGCAAACTTGAGTTTTAGTATAGAAACAGATAAAGAAGAGGAAAGAATTTAAACAACAATGAATAGAGTAGGAACCTTTAGATAATGCAAATTTTCAAGAGTCACTGGCAACCCTGACAGAAGATTTGATGAAAGATCAATCTGCATCACAAGAAGACCAAGTTAAGCaagatgatattttaatctattatatttaattggaAACAGTCCTTGTTTGCAGCACATAAGCTAATTAGCTATACCTCTtcttcatattaggattttctctttttttttttttttggggggggggggggggggggggggggggggggggtgtggTGGGGGGTGTGGGGGATGTGGTGGGGGGTAATTGAAAAAAGGAAGGACAAGAAAAGAACAGATAAAACACCAAGAATTCTACCTCAATAAGGGAAGTGCAATTGCCTATACTCTCAGGAAGAAAGCTTATCCTGAGCCAGAAAGCAGAAAATCAAGAACTATAAAGCCATCCACAGAGATACAAATTGAACCAAGCTCAATATAAGGGAAAAGTCTTATTCCATAGCCCTCTATTGCCAATGAAGAGTTTCTAAATATTACCTATTGTTGTTGGCTTTCAAAACTTCAAGTTTACTCAAAAGTCCAATTTCAGTTGGGAGGGTAGTTAACTTGTTGTTTGAGACATCTAGATGCTGCAGGGCAGTCAGATGACCCAATATGCCAGGCAAAGAGTTCAAGCTGCAGAAAATATGAAGTTAATGAATATCATAAATATGCAACAACCATTATAGGCACATAGCAAGTGAACCTACGCTTCCAGGCAACGTCCTCATATTCATGACCAAAAAGCATGCATTTCAAGAGGAATGATTGAAGAAACTCTATGGGAAGTATGTGCACtcattcaaataattatacacGTACATATGGTAAACTCGTTAGCCCAGACAGATTTGAATCTGATAACATTTTTTAATGCTACGAAGGTGTGGGGAAGTCTTAAATTTGATCATTAAAATTTCCTTCCTCTGGTATTCACTATTATTACTacctttcattttcatttctgctttctattattttctttatatatatagcagCAGCAGAATACACCAAACTACCATTACAACTAACTTTTTAGCAATAACAATTTGAACAAAAGCACTAGCCTATCatgtcatgttaattttaagATCCTCCACTAcctgatcatcatcatcaagtcATCATTGGAATAAAAACTGCCACAAACTCAAGCAAGTAACAGGGCAATGTTTCGTATATGCTGAATAAATTCTACAAGACAATGTACACGATAGAACAGAACTACTAACCAGTTTCGGCTAATAGATAGAACCGTTAGATGCTTCAATTTTGCAAGTTGTACCCAGCTAATGGAATCATTGGATAAATCATTTGCGTCAAGGAGCAGTTTctgcaaaagaaaattgacTAGAGGTTGACATTTCTAGGACCTCATAGAAAGGTTACTAGCTGAAGTAGAAACACCAAGTTTGAAACAGATGACTACCTTCAAGCCAGTCAAACCATCAATTTGGTCTGGAACACACTGAATGGAGTTGGTTCTGATATCAAGGACTCTTATAAAAGGTGAGCAATCCCATACTTCATCTGGAATAgcctttgaaaataaaataagtagtCTTTAATCTACCTAATtgatatatatagaaaaagaaGCTTAAAAGATGCTGattgctttcatttttatctccgataaataaaaatttattcttctcATTTGGATTT
This window of the Citrus sinensis cultivar Valencia sweet orange chromosome 8, DVS_A1.0, whole genome shotgun sequence genome carries:
- the LOC102608757 gene encoding LRR repeats and ubiquitin-like domain-containing protein At2g30105 — translated: MGDNEIKITVKFCGRPIPITLSPDSTVLRLKNLLLPLTNVLPRGQKLIFKGKVLANEETLGVAGVTNGVKLMLIGTQGVHQGDGPILKEAQSPITSRKTDRVRDMKMVPVGKTSSERWKATGVIALAEHNLKAIPDEVWDCSPFIRVLDIRTNSIQCVPDQIDGLTGLKKLLLDANDLSNDSISWVQLAKLKHLTVLSISRNCLNSLPGILGHLTALQHLDVSNNKLTTLPTEIGLLSKLEVLKANNNRISFLPESIGNCTSLIEIDLSSNLLSGLPVTLENLHYLKALQLDNNALKSLPTTLFSKCVQLSTLELHNTEITMDALRQLEGWDDFDKRRRAKHQKQLDFRVMGSTEFDEGADKS